A DNA window from Paralichthys olivaceus isolate ysfri-2021 chromosome 3, ASM2471397v2, whole genome shotgun sequence contains the following coding sequences:
- the sbno2b gene encoding si:ch73-63e15.2 isoform X1: MPTLPSALAMDGENYLHPEGPQLDSSLFSGVSSNMESSIYASSGSWGSFSQQAGYSIHCPMQSGNQQYHFNSSTTTTTPDVHMDVYSGFPEVDFSSLNVPRNGDFPQDLSCIDDLSTNSLFSSPADSLSEYADAQSFISTDNLEAVPTIWDVSTSTTTTPAQSQLEQNGSSRFHGLASLDDITAIISTPPLGGFQAKRTQTPPEEEEDAEEEETEELGHVDTYAEYRPSKSTIGISHPDIVVETNTLSSVPPPDITYTLSIPESTINSGLLSALQLEAIIYACQQHEVILQNNQRAGFLIGDGAGVGKGRTVAGIILENYLRGRKKALWFSISNDLKFDAERDLKDIDAPIIPVHALNKIKYGDTATSEGVLFATYSALIGESQAGGQRRTRIKQILDWCKPDFDGVIIFDECHKAKNATSTKMGKAVLDLQNKLPRARVVYASATGASEPKNMIYMSRLGIWGEGTPFRAFDDFLHTIEKRGVGAMEIVAMDMKVSGMYIARQLSFSGVSFRVEEIRLDSDFKLVYNKAAKLWAEALQVFLRAADELGLVSRKSLWGQFWSSHQRFFKYLCIAAKVRCLVELAQKELQAGKCIVVGLQSTGESRTREVLDENDGHLDRFVSAAEGVFQSLVSKHFPSEKQRREKAPGNKRKRKPRGRHHKVPKHTVDSGGVINITDDSSSDSDGMDTDSNSSPDSLLDNDDVIFVNHTSCQTARIEEMKQGLLNKISQLGKELPLNTLDELIDKFGGPDKVSEMTGRKGRVVRRPDGSVRYESRAEQGLTIDHINLKEKDRFMGGEKCVAIISEAASSGISLQADKRVKNQRRRVHMTLELPWSADRAIQQFGRTHRSNQVTAPEYIFLISELAGERRFASIVAKRLESLGALTHGDRRATESRDLSKYNFENKYGTKALDKITKAILGHIENKVPPPKGYPGGDAIFFREMKLGMMDVGIFCKEPRFGISTEKDCSITKFLNRILGLEVHKQNYLFQYFTDNFDYLIEKDKKEGKYDMGILDLAPGNDEIYEEKQESFLTVGNPQDGQVVLYKISVDRGMPWDEAYNRSLKLSGPDEGFYLSQKLRGNHPCVLLAEQGRGKNFIVFKPNIGKQSHPESLENLHQRYRKVTPEEARDSWENQFTFSFKKCSHANWNGKCKKIEEGQECLQGMRLRQYHMLCGALLRVWKRVSDVVSDITSSSILQIVRLRTKQHNKQVGIKIPENCVARVREELLLMDEEVKRRRKEKEQQAVEQRLAEERMRKMEQDNKHLLANLFNQKPMLNQSLAQSLTQSQILKLKLNQNPLLRTQTGSFSQLQRMPGQSQSALQPPSQSLPLLSLQRNPSQTQQQQRTHNSWPNNPTTNNSNNSNNQGSLPNAVSLSSNFSQFYPQSFLSSFPQLKNPSLPLNQATLSQSLSSKNPLNEILDLTVSSSSPSPDSTEGGLPLDTLAGHASFDFNLESLISQSALNAQHAAQIQQPLLLQQQHQQQQHLQVTQQQQQQQQQQQQQQQQQQQQHLQATQQQNHNLLTNNHHQNLLDLFDVPLSPQMPTQKVSPSSSASSCSSSTSCASSVSNNLVSHVPGGLPPASTLIPTSSPSSLFSNPSSSSSLFPSPSPCFSPSFLLPQSDSLSLPNGHCSSATLDVREALNSMLQAGPDRKSVIQYLPQD, from the exons CAGAAtggcagcagcaggtttcaTGGCTTGGCCAGTTTGGATGATATAACTGCTATTATCAGCACCCCACCTTTAGGAGGATTCCAG gCTAAAAGAACTCAGACTccaccagaggaggaagaggatgctgaggaagaagaaacagaggaacTGGGACATGTAGACACATATGCTGAGTACAGACCCTCGAAAT CCACCATAGGAATCTCTCATCCTGACATAGTGGTGGAGACCAACACACTATCCAGTGTCCCTCCTCCTGACATCACATACACCCTCTCTATCCCTGAGTCGACTATTAACAGTGGCTTGCTGTCCGCTCTGCAGCTAGAGGCCATCATCTATGCCTGCCAG CAACACGAGGTGATCCTTCAGAACAACCAGAGAGCAGGCTTCTTGATCGGAGATGGGGCAGGGGTCGGAAAGGGTCGCACTGTGGCAGGAATCATCCTGGAGAATTACCTtaggggaagaaagaaagcaCTGTG GTTCAGCATATCGAATGATCTGAAATTTGATGCAGAGAGAGATCTCAAAGACATAGATGCACCGATTATTCCTGTGCATGCCTTAAACAAG atAAAGTATGGAGACACAGCTACCTCAGAAGGAGTCCTGTTTGCAACTTACTCTGCGCTGATAGGAGAAAGCCAAGCTGGAGGGCAGCGGCGAACGAGAATTAAACAGATCCTGGACTGGTGCAAGCCAGACTTTGATGGAGTT ATTATTTTTGATGAATGCCACAAAGCCAAGAATGCCACATCCACAAAGATGGGCAAGGCAGTGCTTGACCTGCAAAACAAGCTGCCACGGGCCAGAGTGGTGTATGCCAGTGCCACAG GTGCCTCTGAGCCAAAGAACATGATCTATATGAGCCGCCTGGGAATCTGGGGTGAGGGCACGCCCTTCAGAGCATTCGATGACTTCCTGCACACCATCGAGAAGAG AGGTGTCGGGGCCATGGAGATTGTTGCCATGGACATGAAAGTGAGCGGTATGTACATTGCCAGGCAGCTGAGCTTCTCAGGGGTATCTTTCCGCGTTGAAGAGATCAGACTGGACAGTGACTTCAAACTGGTCTATAACAAAGCTGCCAAACTG TGGGCGGAGGCATTGCAAGTTTTCTTGCGTGCAGCGGATGAGCTGGGCCTGGTTAGCAGGAAGTCTCTGTGGGGGCAGTTCTGGTCGTCTCACCAACGCTTCTTCAAATACCTCTGCATCGCTGCCAAGGTCCGCTGCCTGGTGGAGCTGGCCCAAAAGGAGCTGCAGGCCGGAAAG TGCATCGTTGTTGGCCTTCAGTCGACCGGAGAGTCTCGTACCAGAGAAGTCCTGGATGAGAATGATGGACATCTGGACAgatttgtctctgcagcaga GGGAGTATTCCAGTCTCTGGTATCGAAGCATTTCCcttcagagaaacagaggagagagaaggcaCCAGGCAATAAGAGAAAAC GGAAGCCTAGAGGGCGCCACCACAAGGTACCCAAGCACACGGTGGACAGCGGCGGTGTGATCAACATCACTGATGACAGCAGTAGTGACTCCGACGGCATGGACACAGACTCCAACTCCTCACCCGACTCCCTGCTGGACAACGATGATGTCATCTTTGTGAACCACACTAGCTGCCAGACAG CGAGGATAGAGGAGATGAAGCAGGGCCTCCTCAACAAAATATCCCAGCTGGGAAAAGAACTACCTCTCAACACCTTGGATGAGCTCATTGATAAGTTTGGCGGACCAGATAAAGTCTCAGAG ATGACCGGTCGTAAGGGTCGTGTGGTTCGGCGTCCTGATGGCAGCGTCCGTTATGAGTCACGGGCTGAGCAGGGTCTCACCATCGACCACATCAACTTAAAGGAAAAAGACCGCTTCATGGGTGGAGAGAAG tGTGTGGCTATCATCTCAGAGGCAGCCAGCTCTGGGATTTCCCTGCAGGCGGACAAACGAGTGAAAAACCAGAGGCGCAGAGTCCACATGACCCTGGAGCTACCTTGGAGTGCAGACAGAGCTATTCAGCAGTTTG GTCGAACCCATCGGTCTAATCAGGTGACGGCCCCAGAGTACATCTTCCTCATCTCAGAGTTGGCAGGGGAGAGACGTTTTGCCTCCATTGTGGCAAAGAGACTAGAGAGCCTG GGGGCTTTAACACACGGAGACAGAAGAGCCACTGAATCCAGAGACCTGAGCAAGTACAATTTTGAAAACAAG TACGGTACCAAGGCTTTGGATAAGATCACCAAAGCAATCCTTGGCCACATAGAGAACAAAGTGCCCCCTCCCAAAGGTTACCCAGGAGGTGATGCCATCTTTTTCAGAG aaatgaaacttgGAATGATGGATGTAGGGATCTTTTGTAAGGAGCCGCGCTTTGGGATCAGTACAGAGAAAG ACTGCAGCATCACCAAGTTCCTAAATCGTATCCTGGGCCTGGAGGTCCACAAGCAGAACTATCTCTTCCAGTACTTCACTGATAACTTTGATTATCTAATCgagaaggacaagaaggagGGCAAATACGACATGGGAATCTTAG ACCTGGCCCCAGGTAATGATGAGATCTatgaggagaagcaggaatCTTTCCTGACAGTTGGAAACCCTCAGGATGGACAGGTTGTTCTCTATAAG ATCAGTGTCGACAGAGGTATGCCCTGGGATGAGGCCTACAACAGGTCATTGAAGCTCAGCGGCCCTGATGAGGGATTCTACCTGTCCCAGAAG CTGCGAGGAAACCACCCATGTGTGCTGCTGGCTGAGCAAGGACGAGGCAAGAACTTCATCGTCTTCAAGCCCAATATCGGCAAGCAAAGCCACCCAGAGAGCCTGGAAAACCTACACCAACGTTACCGGAAG GTGACTCCAGAAGAAGCCAGAGACAGTTGGGAGAACCAGTTCACCTTCTCCTTCAAGAAGTGCAGCCATGCCAACTG GAATGGGAAGTGTAAGAAAATTGAGGAAGGCCAGGAGTGTCTGCAGGGCATGCGGCTGCGTCAGTACCACATGTTGTGTGGTGCTCTACTGCGTGTGTGGAAGCGAGTGTCCGACGTGGTGTCTGACATCACCAGCTCCAGCATCTTGCAGATTGTCCGTCTTAGAACaaagcagcacaacaagcaAGTCG GTATCAAGATCCCAGAGAACTGCGTGGCCCGTGTGCGGGAGGAGCTGTTGCTAATGGacgaggaggtgaagaggaggcgaaaggagaaggagcagcaggCCGTGGAGCAGCGGCTGGCCGAGGAGCGCATGCGTAAAATGGAGCAAGATAACAAGCACCTCCTGGCGAATCTGTTCAACCAGAAGCCCATGCTTAACCAGTCCCTCGCTCAGTCTCTCACCCAAAGCCAGATcctcaaactgaaactgaaccAAAACCCTCTGTTGAGGACACAGACTGGGAGCTTCTCTCAGTTGCAGAGAATGCCAGGCCAGAGCCAGTCCGCCTTACAGCCACCCTCCCAGAGCTTACCCCTGTTGTCCTTACAGAGAAATCCCAGCCAAACGCAGCAGCAACAACGGACCCATAACAGCTGGCCCAACAATCccaccaccaacaacagcaacaacagcaacaaccagGGATCTCTGCCCAATGCCGTTAGCCTCAGCTCCAATTTCTCTCAGTTTTACCCCCagtctttcctttcctcttttccACAGCTGAAGAACCCGTCTCTTCCACTCAATCAGGCCACACTGTCTCAAAGCTTGTCTTCCAAGAATCCCCTGAATGAGATCTTGGACCTGACTGTCAGCTCCTCGTCGCCCTCCCCAGACAGCACGGAGGGCGGGCTGCCTCTTGATACTCTGGCCGGACACGCATCATTCGACTTTAACCTGGAGTCTCTGATTTCCCAGAGTGCATTGAATGCCCAGCACGCTGCACAAATACAGCAGCCTCTTTTGCTAcaacagcagcaccagcagcagcaacatctgCAGgtgacacaacagcagcagcagcagcaacagcagcaacaacagcagcagcagcaacaacaacaacaacatctgcAAGCGACGCAGCAGCAGAATCACAACCTGCTCACCAATAACCACCATCAGAACCTGTTAGATTTATTTGACGTGCCCCTTTCTCCCCAGATGCCCACACAGAAAGTCAGCCCTTCATCCTCcgcttcctcctgctcttcctccacGTCCTGCGCCTCGTCTGTGTCAAACAACCTGGTCTCTCACGTGCCCGGTGGTCTCCCACCTGCATCCACCCTCATCCCAACATcatccccctcttctctcttctccaacccgtcctcctcttcttctctgtttcccAGCCCTTCCCCttgcttctctccctcctttctaCTCCCACAGTCCGACTCTCTGTCCTTACCCAACGGCCACTGCAGTTCTGCCACTCTCGACGTCCGCGAGGCGCTGAACAGCATGCTTCAGGCCGGTCCAGATCGCAAGTCTGTCATCCAGTACCTGCCACAAGACTGA
- the sbno2b gene encoding si:ch73-63e15.2 isoform X4, which produces MIGFNKRWTLDLQSRQYHFNSSTTTTTPDVHMDVYSGFPEVDFSSLNVPRNGDFPQDLSCIDDLSTNSLFSSPADSLSEYADAQSFISTDNLEAVPTIWDVSTSTTTTPAQSQLEQNGSSRFHGLASLDDITAIISTPPLGGFQAKRTQTPPEEEEDAEEEETEELGHVDTYAEYRPSKSTIGISHPDIVVETNTLSSVPPPDITYTLSIPESTINSGLLSALQLEAIIYACQQHEVILQNNQRAGFLIGDGAGVGKGRTVAGIILENYLRGRKKALWFSISNDLKFDAERDLKDIDAPIIPVHALNKIKYGDTATSEGVLFATYSALIGESQAGGQRRTRIKQILDWCKPDFDGVIIFDECHKAKNATSTKMGKAVLDLQNKLPRARVVYASATGASEPKNMIYMSRLGIWGEGTPFRAFDDFLHTIEKRGVGAMEIVAMDMKVSGMYIARQLSFSGVSFRVEEIRLDSDFKLVYNKAAKLWAEALQVFLRAADELGLVSRKSLWGQFWSSHQRFFKYLCIAAKVRCLVELAQKELQAGKCIVVGLQSTGESRTREVLDENDGHLDRFVSAAEGVFQSLVSKHFPSEKQRREKAPGNKRKRKPRGRHHKVPKHTVDSGGVINITDDSSSDSDGMDTDSNSSPDSLLDNDDVIFVNHTSCQTARIEEMKQGLLNKISQLGKELPLNTLDELIDKFGGPDKVSEMTGRKGRVVRRPDGSVRYESRAEQGLTIDHINLKEKDRFMGGEKCVAIISEAASSGISLQADKRVKNQRRRVHMTLELPWSADRAIQQFGRTHRSNQVTAPEYIFLISELAGERRFASIVAKRLESLGALTHGDRRATESRDLSKYNFENKYGTKALDKITKAILGHIENKVPPPKGYPGGDAIFFREMKLGMMDVGIFCKEPRFGISTEKDCSITKFLNRILGLEVHKQNYLFQYFTDNFDYLIEKDKKEGKYDMGILDLAPGNDEIYEEKQESFLTVGNPQDGQVVLYKISVDRGMPWDEAYNRSLKLSGPDEGFYLSQKLRGNHPCVLLAEQGRGKNFIVFKPNIGKQSHPESLENLHQRYRKVTPEEARDSWENQFTFSFKKCSHANWNGKCKKIEEGQECLQGMRLRQYHMLCGALLRVWKRVSDVVSDITSSSILQIVRLRTKQHNKQVGIKIPENCVARVREELLLMDEEVKRRRKEKEQQAVEQRLAEERMRKMEQDNKHLLANLFNQKPMLNQSLAQSLTQSQILKLKLNQNPLLRTQTGSFSQLQRMPGQSQSALQPPSQSLPLLSLQRNPSQTQQQQRTHNSWPNNPTTNNSNNSNNQGSLPNAVSLSSNFSQFYPQSFLSSFPQLKNPSLPLNQATLSQSLSSKNPLNEILDLTVSSSSPSPDSTEGGLPLDTLAGHASFDFNLESLISQSALNAQHAAQIQQPLLLQQQHQQQQHLQVTQQQQQQQQQQQQQQQQQQQQHLQATQQQNHNLLTNNHHQNLLDLFDVPLSPQMPTQKVSPSSSASSCSSSTSCASSVSNNLVSHVPGGLPPASTLIPTSSPSSLFSNPSSSSSLFPSPSPCFSPSFLLPQSDSLSLPNGHCSSATLDVREALNSMLQAGPDRKSVIQYLPQD; this is translated from the exons CAGAAtggcagcagcaggtttcaTGGCTTGGCCAGTTTGGATGATATAACTGCTATTATCAGCACCCCACCTTTAGGAGGATTCCAG gCTAAAAGAACTCAGACTccaccagaggaggaagaggatgctgaggaagaagaaacagaggaacTGGGACATGTAGACACATATGCTGAGTACAGACCCTCGAAAT CCACCATAGGAATCTCTCATCCTGACATAGTGGTGGAGACCAACACACTATCCAGTGTCCCTCCTCCTGACATCACATACACCCTCTCTATCCCTGAGTCGACTATTAACAGTGGCTTGCTGTCCGCTCTGCAGCTAGAGGCCATCATCTATGCCTGCCAG CAACACGAGGTGATCCTTCAGAACAACCAGAGAGCAGGCTTCTTGATCGGAGATGGGGCAGGGGTCGGAAAGGGTCGCACTGTGGCAGGAATCATCCTGGAGAATTACCTtaggggaagaaagaaagcaCTGTG GTTCAGCATATCGAATGATCTGAAATTTGATGCAGAGAGAGATCTCAAAGACATAGATGCACCGATTATTCCTGTGCATGCCTTAAACAAG atAAAGTATGGAGACACAGCTACCTCAGAAGGAGTCCTGTTTGCAACTTACTCTGCGCTGATAGGAGAAAGCCAAGCTGGAGGGCAGCGGCGAACGAGAATTAAACAGATCCTGGACTGGTGCAAGCCAGACTTTGATGGAGTT ATTATTTTTGATGAATGCCACAAAGCCAAGAATGCCACATCCACAAAGATGGGCAAGGCAGTGCTTGACCTGCAAAACAAGCTGCCACGGGCCAGAGTGGTGTATGCCAGTGCCACAG GTGCCTCTGAGCCAAAGAACATGATCTATATGAGCCGCCTGGGAATCTGGGGTGAGGGCACGCCCTTCAGAGCATTCGATGACTTCCTGCACACCATCGAGAAGAG AGGTGTCGGGGCCATGGAGATTGTTGCCATGGACATGAAAGTGAGCGGTATGTACATTGCCAGGCAGCTGAGCTTCTCAGGGGTATCTTTCCGCGTTGAAGAGATCAGACTGGACAGTGACTTCAAACTGGTCTATAACAAAGCTGCCAAACTG TGGGCGGAGGCATTGCAAGTTTTCTTGCGTGCAGCGGATGAGCTGGGCCTGGTTAGCAGGAAGTCTCTGTGGGGGCAGTTCTGGTCGTCTCACCAACGCTTCTTCAAATACCTCTGCATCGCTGCCAAGGTCCGCTGCCTGGTGGAGCTGGCCCAAAAGGAGCTGCAGGCCGGAAAG TGCATCGTTGTTGGCCTTCAGTCGACCGGAGAGTCTCGTACCAGAGAAGTCCTGGATGAGAATGATGGACATCTGGACAgatttgtctctgcagcaga GGGAGTATTCCAGTCTCTGGTATCGAAGCATTTCCcttcagagaaacagaggagagagaaggcaCCAGGCAATAAGAGAAAAC GGAAGCCTAGAGGGCGCCACCACAAGGTACCCAAGCACACGGTGGACAGCGGCGGTGTGATCAACATCACTGATGACAGCAGTAGTGACTCCGACGGCATGGACACAGACTCCAACTCCTCACCCGACTCCCTGCTGGACAACGATGATGTCATCTTTGTGAACCACACTAGCTGCCAGACAG CGAGGATAGAGGAGATGAAGCAGGGCCTCCTCAACAAAATATCCCAGCTGGGAAAAGAACTACCTCTCAACACCTTGGATGAGCTCATTGATAAGTTTGGCGGACCAGATAAAGTCTCAGAG ATGACCGGTCGTAAGGGTCGTGTGGTTCGGCGTCCTGATGGCAGCGTCCGTTATGAGTCACGGGCTGAGCAGGGTCTCACCATCGACCACATCAACTTAAAGGAAAAAGACCGCTTCATGGGTGGAGAGAAG tGTGTGGCTATCATCTCAGAGGCAGCCAGCTCTGGGATTTCCCTGCAGGCGGACAAACGAGTGAAAAACCAGAGGCGCAGAGTCCACATGACCCTGGAGCTACCTTGGAGTGCAGACAGAGCTATTCAGCAGTTTG GTCGAACCCATCGGTCTAATCAGGTGACGGCCCCAGAGTACATCTTCCTCATCTCAGAGTTGGCAGGGGAGAGACGTTTTGCCTCCATTGTGGCAAAGAGACTAGAGAGCCTG GGGGCTTTAACACACGGAGACAGAAGAGCCACTGAATCCAGAGACCTGAGCAAGTACAATTTTGAAAACAAG TACGGTACCAAGGCTTTGGATAAGATCACCAAAGCAATCCTTGGCCACATAGAGAACAAAGTGCCCCCTCCCAAAGGTTACCCAGGAGGTGATGCCATCTTTTTCAGAG aaatgaaacttgGAATGATGGATGTAGGGATCTTTTGTAAGGAGCCGCGCTTTGGGATCAGTACAGAGAAAG ACTGCAGCATCACCAAGTTCCTAAATCGTATCCTGGGCCTGGAGGTCCACAAGCAGAACTATCTCTTCCAGTACTTCACTGATAACTTTGATTATCTAATCgagaaggacaagaaggagGGCAAATACGACATGGGAATCTTAG ACCTGGCCCCAGGTAATGATGAGATCTatgaggagaagcaggaatCTTTCCTGACAGTTGGAAACCCTCAGGATGGACAGGTTGTTCTCTATAAG ATCAGTGTCGACAGAGGTATGCCCTGGGATGAGGCCTACAACAGGTCATTGAAGCTCAGCGGCCCTGATGAGGGATTCTACCTGTCCCAGAAG CTGCGAGGAAACCACCCATGTGTGCTGCTGGCTGAGCAAGGACGAGGCAAGAACTTCATCGTCTTCAAGCCCAATATCGGCAAGCAAAGCCACCCAGAGAGCCTGGAAAACCTACACCAACGTTACCGGAAG GTGACTCCAGAAGAAGCCAGAGACAGTTGGGAGAACCAGTTCACCTTCTCCTTCAAGAAGTGCAGCCATGCCAACTG GAATGGGAAGTGTAAGAAAATTGAGGAAGGCCAGGAGTGTCTGCAGGGCATGCGGCTGCGTCAGTACCACATGTTGTGTGGTGCTCTACTGCGTGTGTGGAAGCGAGTGTCCGACGTGGTGTCTGACATCACCAGCTCCAGCATCTTGCAGATTGTCCGTCTTAGAACaaagcagcacaacaagcaAGTCG GTATCAAGATCCCAGAGAACTGCGTGGCCCGTGTGCGGGAGGAGCTGTTGCTAATGGacgaggaggtgaagaggaggcgaaaggagaaggagcagcaggCCGTGGAGCAGCGGCTGGCCGAGGAGCGCATGCGTAAAATGGAGCAAGATAACAAGCACCTCCTGGCGAATCTGTTCAACCAGAAGCCCATGCTTAACCAGTCCCTCGCTCAGTCTCTCACCCAAAGCCAGATcctcaaactgaaactgaaccAAAACCCTCTGTTGAGGACACAGACTGGGAGCTTCTCTCAGTTGCAGAGAATGCCAGGCCAGAGCCAGTCCGCCTTACAGCCACCCTCCCAGAGCTTACCCCTGTTGTCCTTACAGAGAAATCCCAGCCAAACGCAGCAGCAACAACGGACCCATAACAGCTGGCCCAACAATCccaccaccaacaacagcaacaacagcaacaaccagGGATCTCTGCCCAATGCCGTTAGCCTCAGCTCCAATTTCTCTCAGTTTTACCCCCagtctttcctttcctcttttccACAGCTGAAGAACCCGTCTCTTCCACTCAATCAGGCCACACTGTCTCAAAGCTTGTCTTCCAAGAATCCCCTGAATGAGATCTTGGACCTGACTGTCAGCTCCTCGTCGCCCTCCCCAGACAGCACGGAGGGCGGGCTGCCTCTTGATACTCTGGCCGGACACGCATCATTCGACTTTAACCTGGAGTCTCTGATTTCCCAGAGTGCATTGAATGCCCAGCACGCTGCACAAATACAGCAGCCTCTTTTGCTAcaacagcagcaccagcagcagcaacatctgCAGgtgacacaacagcagcagcagcagcaacagcagcaacaacagcagcagcagcaacaacaacaacaacatctgcAAGCGACGCAGCAGCAGAATCACAACCTGCTCACCAATAACCACCATCAGAACCTGTTAGATTTATTTGACGTGCCCCTTTCTCCCCAGATGCCCACACAGAAAGTCAGCCCTTCATCCTCcgcttcctcctgctcttcctccacGTCCTGCGCCTCGTCTGTGTCAAACAACCTGGTCTCTCACGTGCCCGGTGGTCTCCCACCTGCATCCACCCTCATCCCAACATcatccccctcttctctcttctccaacccgtcctcctcttcttctctgtttcccAGCCCTTCCCCttgcttctctccctcctttctaCTCCCACAGTCCGACTCTCTGTCCTTACCCAACGGCCACTGCAGTTCTGCCACTCTCGACGTCCGCGAGGCGCTGAACAGCATGCTTCAGGCCGGTCCAGATCGCAAGTCTGTCATCCAGTACCTGCCACAAGACTGA